One genomic region from Amaranthus tricolor cultivar Red isolate AtriRed21 chromosome 12, ASM2621246v1, whole genome shotgun sequence encodes:
- the LOC130828471 gene encoding secreted RxLR effector protein 161-like, translating into MDKAHPLSFPMVIRSLNIKDDPFRPEEENEEILGSEAPYLNAIGALIYLANNTRPDIAFSSGNNAILIGYADAGYLSDPHMAKSQTGYIFTYAGTAISWKSTKQTLTATSSNHVELITLYEAIRECVWLRSMIDKLQEDCGLNDTTRAPTTIYEDNDKDKKIKVQEIQSCENPADLFTK; encoded by the exons AAACATAAAAGATGACCCATTCCGTCCAGAAGAAGAAAACGAAGAAATTTTAGGCTCTGAAGCGCCATACTTGAATGCCATTGGTGCTTTAATAtacttagcaaataatacaagacctgatatagcattttct TCAGGAAATAATGCCATACTTATTGGATATGCTGATGCAGGATATCTATCTGATCCACATATGGCCAAGTCACAAACTggatatatatttacatatgcaGGAACCGCAATATCTTGGAAATCAACGAAACAAACTCTAACAGCTACATCCTCAAATCATGTAGAACTTATAACTTTATATGAAGCCATTCGAGAGTGTGTATGGTTGAGATCCATGATTGACAAACTCCAAGAAGATTGTGGTTTAAACGATACAACTAGGGCACCAACtacaatttatgaagataatgat aaagataaaaagataaaagtccaagaaattcaatcATGTGAAAACCCCgctgatttattcacaaagtAA